In a single window of the Bactrocera dorsalis isolate Fly_Bdor chromosome 2, ASM2337382v1, whole genome shotgun sequence genome:
- the LOC105226644 gene encoding C-1-tetrahydrofolate synthase, cytoplasmic isoform X1: protein MSAQYKRFLKVLEKWPTDKTKVGRSFRETSTKKMSGSAKLISGTEVANEIRASLKRQIDDVKAKLSSFTPGLRILQVGGREDSNVYIRMKVKAATEIGITVEHIKLPSTVAEVDLLEKITELNLDPNVHGIIVQMPLDSETKIDSHKITDAVCPDKDVDGLHTVNEGRVSIGDLNGYLPCTPWGCIELIKRTGVQIAGAQAVVLGRSKIVGTPVSQLLKWENATVTVCHSKTKNLEQICRNADILVVAIGVPELVKGSWIKPGAVVIDCGINVKPDSTKQGNSRLVGDVLFDEAKQVASFITPVPGGVGPMTVAMLMKNTVRSALSAAQKLVQTTWDLAPLTLPKVRPVPSDIIIARSQKPKHISNLAKEIGLIGREVSLYGDKKAKISLSTVDRLKSRSDGSYIVVAGITPTPLGEGKSTTLIGLVQALCAHKGRNAIACMRQPSQGPTFGIKGGAAGGGYAQVIPMDEFNLHLTGDIHAVSAANNLLAAQLDTRIFHENTQKDQSLYDRLVPRIKGQRKFSNIQLRRLQRLGISKTDPDSLTPEEQSRFARLDIDPDTIMWERVIDINDRYLREVTIGQSPSEKNFTRKTSFAISVASEIMAVLALATDMEDMKQRLANMVVAFDRKGRPVTADDLGVTGALTVLLKDALDPTLMQTLEGTPVLVHTGPFANIAHGCSSIVADRIGLKLVGEKGFVCTEAGFGSDIGMEKFCNVKCRSSGLKPNAMVLVATVRALKMHGGGAAVTPGAPLNKQYTEENLELLEKGLPNLLQHISNGQKFGFPVIVAINRHTSDTEAEHNLIKQAALEAGAFAAVLCTHWSDGGEGASELADAVIKACEGPSGFKLLYDINLPLEDKMNTIAQNMYGAAKVELTPKAMDSLKKLNAAGFGTLPVCMSKTSGSLTGDAAIKGAPKGFTLTVQDMYVSAGAGFVVAMCGEITKMPGLSTRPAIYDIDLNTETGEIEGLF, encoded by the exons ATCCTTTCGAGAAACGTCAACAAAAAAGATGTCGGGTAGCGCCAAACTGATTTCAGGCACCGAAGTGGCCAA TGAAATTCGTGCGTCTTTAAAACGGCAAATTGATGATGTAAAGGCTAAGCTTTCCAGTTTTACACCCGGCTTGCGGATTTTACAAGTGGGTGGGCGTGAAGACTCAAACGTTTACATTCGCATGAAGGTAAAGGCTGCAACAGAAATTGGCATTACCGTTGAACACATAAAACTTCCAAGTACTGTGGCCGAAGTCGATTTGCTGGAAAAG ATAACGGAACTGAACTTAGATCCCAATGTGCATGGCATTATAGTGCAAATGCCTCTTGATTCTGAGACTAAAATTGATTCTCATAAGATAACCGACGCCGTTTGTCCAGATAAGGATGTCGATGGGTTACATACCGTAAATGAGGGACGTGTTTCTATCGGAGATTTAAATGGATATCTACCTTGTACACCATGGGGTTGTATTGAATTGATTAAACGCACGGGTGTCCAAATTGCAGGAGCACAAGCTGTTGTCCTAGGTAGAAGTAAAATCGTTGGTACGCCTGTGTCACAGCTGTTAAAATGGGAGAACGCCACAGTGACCGTTTGCCATTCCAAAACTAAAAACCTGGAGCAAATT TGCCGTAACGCCGACATTCTAGTCGTTGCCATTGGTGTGCCAGAACTAGTAAAAGGAAGCTGGATCAAACCAGGAGCTGTTGTTATTGACTGTGGCATTAATGTGAAACCAG ATTCTACCAAACAAGGAAACTCGCGGTTGGTCGGTGATGTTCTTTTTGACGAAGCAAAACAAGTAGCTTCATTTATTACTCCAGTTCCTGGCGGCGTTGGACCTATGACTGTAGCCATGCTAATGAAAAACACTGTTCGTTCGGCTTTGTCAGCTGCTCAAAAATTAGTACAAACCACTTGGGATTTGGCACCGCTTACTTTACCTAAAGTTAGACCTGTACCATC AGACATCATTATTGCTAGATCTCAAAAGCCCAAACATATCTCCAATTTGGCCAAAGAGATTGGATTGATAGGCAGGGAGGTTTCACTTTATGgagacaaaaaagcaaaaatatccTTGAGTACGGTAGACCGCTTGAAGAGTCGTTCTGATGGTTCATACATAGTGGTAGCTgg TATTACACCCACTCCCCTTGGTGAAGGTAAAAGTACAACACTGATTGGGCTTGTTCAGGCACTTTGTGCCCATAAGGGTCGTAATGCAATTGCTTGTATGAGACAACCATCACAAGGTCCCACTTTTGGAATCAAGGGTGGAGCCGCTGGCGGTGGCTATGCACAAGTCATTCCAATGGATGAATTCAATTTGCATTTAACGGGCGATATCCATGCTGTTTCGGCAGCCAATAACTTGCTTGCTGCCCAATTGGATACCCGTATTTTCCATGAAAATACCCAAAAGGATCAATCGTTGTACGATCGGCTGGTACCACGAATTAAAGGTCAGCGTAAATTTTCGAATATCCAACTGCGCCGTTTACAGCGGTTGGGAATTTCGAAAACCGATCCTGATTCATTAACACCAGAAGAACAAAGCCGGTTTGCCCGTTTGGATATCGATCCCGACACAATAATGTGGGAACGTGTCATTGATATTAACGATCGTTATTTACGTGAAGTAACAATTGGTCAATCGCCCTCCGAGAAAAATTTCACCCGTAAAACCTCATTTGCCATCTCAGTTGCTAGTGAAATAATGGCTGTGTTGGCACTTGCTACAGACATGGAAGATATGAAGCAGCGGCTAGCAAACATGGTAGTGGCATTCGATCGCAAGGGTAGGCCTGTGACTGCCGATGATCTAGGCGTTACTGGTGCACTAACTGTTCTACTGAAGGATGCTTTAGATCCTACTTTAATGCAAACTTTAGAGGGGACACCTGTTCTCGTACACACTGGTCCATTTGCAAATATTGCGCATGGATGTTCCTCAATTGTTGCTGATAGAATCGGCCTGAAATTGGTGGGTGAAAAAGGTTTCGTTTGTACAGAAGCTGGTTTTGGTTCTGATATTGGCATGGAAAAGTTCTGTAACGTCAAATGTCGTTCCTCTGGTCTCAAACCAAATGCAATGGTGCTAGTAGCTACAGTTCGGGCTCTGAAAATGCATGGTGGTGGAGCTGCAGTCACCCCAGGAGCTCCGCTCAATAAACAATATACCGAAGAGAATTTGGAATTACTTGAAAAAGGGTTACCTAACCTTCTTCAACACATTTCCAATGGTCAGAAATTCGGTTTCCCAGTTATAGTAGCCATTAATCGCCACAC GTCCGACACGGAAGCGGAACACAATCTCATAAAGCAAGCTGCTTTGGAAGCCGGTGCATTTGCAGCCGTCCTATGTACGCATTGGAGCGATGGTGGTGAAGGTGCCTCCGAGCTTGCTGATGCGGTGATAAAGGCGTGTGAAGGTCCAAGtggttttaaattattatatgatATTAATTTACCTCTGGAGGATAAAATGAATACAATTGCACAAAATATGTATGGGGCAGCGAAAGTTGAGTTAACTCCAAAAGCTATGGATTCTTTGAAAAAACTGAATGCTGCT GGTTTCGGTACTTTACCGGTCTGCATGTCTAAAACTTCCGGCTCATTAACTGGCGATGCCGCCATTAAGGGAGCACCCAAAGGATTCACTCTCACTGTTCAAGATATGTACGTCTCAGCAGGAGCTGGCTTCGTCGTTGCTATGTGTGGAGAAATCACTAAAATGCCTGGTCTTTCAACTCGTCCTGCAATATACGACATTGATTTAAACACTGAAACTGGAGAAATTGAAGGATTGTTCTAA
- the LOC105226644 gene encoding C-1-tetrahydrofolate synthase, cytoplasmic isoform X2, with protein MCSKYAYQKISEEYILGVSTTESFRETSTKKMSGSAKLISGTEVANEIRASLKRQIDDVKAKLSSFTPGLRILQVGGREDSNVYIRMKVKAATEIGITVEHIKLPSTVAEVDLLEKITELNLDPNVHGIIVQMPLDSETKIDSHKITDAVCPDKDVDGLHTVNEGRVSIGDLNGYLPCTPWGCIELIKRTGVQIAGAQAVVLGRSKIVGTPVSQLLKWENATVTVCHSKTKNLEQICRNADILVVAIGVPELVKGSWIKPGAVVIDCGINVKPDSTKQGNSRLVGDVLFDEAKQVASFITPVPGGVGPMTVAMLMKNTVRSALSAAQKLVQTTWDLAPLTLPKVRPVPSDIIIARSQKPKHISNLAKEIGLIGREVSLYGDKKAKISLSTVDRLKSRSDGSYIVVAGITPTPLGEGKSTTLIGLVQALCAHKGRNAIACMRQPSQGPTFGIKGGAAGGGYAQVIPMDEFNLHLTGDIHAVSAANNLLAAQLDTRIFHENTQKDQSLYDRLVPRIKGQRKFSNIQLRRLQRLGISKTDPDSLTPEEQSRFARLDIDPDTIMWERVIDINDRYLREVTIGQSPSEKNFTRKTSFAISVASEIMAVLALATDMEDMKQRLANMVVAFDRKGRPVTADDLGVTGALTVLLKDALDPTLMQTLEGTPVLVHTGPFANIAHGCSSIVADRIGLKLVGEKGFVCTEAGFGSDIGMEKFCNVKCRSSGLKPNAMVLVATVRALKMHGGGAAVTPGAPLNKQYTEENLELLEKGLPNLLQHISNGQKFGFPVIVAINRHTSDTEAEHNLIKQAALEAGAFAAVLCTHWSDGGEGASELADAVIKACEGPSGFKLLYDINLPLEDKMNTIAQNMYGAAKVELTPKAMDSLKKLNAAGFGTLPVCMSKTSGSLTGDAAIKGAPKGFTLTVQDMYVSAGAGFVVAMCGEITKMPGLSTRPAIYDIDLNTETGEIEGLF; from the exons ATCCTTTCGAGAAACGTCAACAAAAAAGATGTCGGGTAGCGCCAAACTGATTTCAGGCACCGAAGTGGCCAA TGAAATTCGTGCGTCTTTAAAACGGCAAATTGATGATGTAAAGGCTAAGCTTTCCAGTTTTACACCCGGCTTGCGGATTTTACAAGTGGGTGGGCGTGAAGACTCAAACGTTTACATTCGCATGAAGGTAAAGGCTGCAACAGAAATTGGCATTACCGTTGAACACATAAAACTTCCAAGTACTGTGGCCGAAGTCGATTTGCTGGAAAAG ATAACGGAACTGAACTTAGATCCCAATGTGCATGGCATTATAGTGCAAATGCCTCTTGATTCTGAGACTAAAATTGATTCTCATAAGATAACCGACGCCGTTTGTCCAGATAAGGATGTCGATGGGTTACATACCGTAAATGAGGGACGTGTTTCTATCGGAGATTTAAATGGATATCTACCTTGTACACCATGGGGTTGTATTGAATTGATTAAACGCACGGGTGTCCAAATTGCAGGAGCACAAGCTGTTGTCCTAGGTAGAAGTAAAATCGTTGGTACGCCTGTGTCACAGCTGTTAAAATGGGAGAACGCCACAGTGACCGTTTGCCATTCCAAAACTAAAAACCTGGAGCAAATT TGCCGTAACGCCGACATTCTAGTCGTTGCCATTGGTGTGCCAGAACTAGTAAAAGGAAGCTGGATCAAACCAGGAGCTGTTGTTATTGACTGTGGCATTAATGTGAAACCAG ATTCTACCAAACAAGGAAACTCGCGGTTGGTCGGTGATGTTCTTTTTGACGAAGCAAAACAAGTAGCTTCATTTATTACTCCAGTTCCTGGCGGCGTTGGACCTATGACTGTAGCCATGCTAATGAAAAACACTGTTCGTTCGGCTTTGTCAGCTGCTCAAAAATTAGTACAAACCACTTGGGATTTGGCACCGCTTACTTTACCTAAAGTTAGACCTGTACCATC AGACATCATTATTGCTAGATCTCAAAAGCCCAAACATATCTCCAATTTGGCCAAAGAGATTGGATTGATAGGCAGGGAGGTTTCACTTTATGgagacaaaaaagcaaaaatatccTTGAGTACGGTAGACCGCTTGAAGAGTCGTTCTGATGGTTCATACATAGTGGTAGCTgg TATTACACCCACTCCCCTTGGTGAAGGTAAAAGTACAACACTGATTGGGCTTGTTCAGGCACTTTGTGCCCATAAGGGTCGTAATGCAATTGCTTGTATGAGACAACCATCACAAGGTCCCACTTTTGGAATCAAGGGTGGAGCCGCTGGCGGTGGCTATGCACAAGTCATTCCAATGGATGAATTCAATTTGCATTTAACGGGCGATATCCATGCTGTTTCGGCAGCCAATAACTTGCTTGCTGCCCAATTGGATACCCGTATTTTCCATGAAAATACCCAAAAGGATCAATCGTTGTACGATCGGCTGGTACCACGAATTAAAGGTCAGCGTAAATTTTCGAATATCCAACTGCGCCGTTTACAGCGGTTGGGAATTTCGAAAACCGATCCTGATTCATTAACACCAGAAGAACAAAGCCGGTTTGCCCGTTTGGATATCGATCCCGACACAATAATGTGGGAACGTGTCATTGATATTAACGATCGTTATTTACGTGAAGTAACAATTGGTCAATCGCCCTCCGAGAAAAATTTCACCCGTAAAACCTCATTTGCCATCTCAGTTGCTAGTGAAATAATGGCTGTGTTGGCACTTGCTACAGACATGGAAGATATGAAGCAGCGGCTAGCAAACATGGTAGTGGCATTCGATCGCAAGGGTAGGCCTGTGACTGCCGATGATCTAGGCGTTACTGGTGCACTAACTGTTCTACTGAAGGATGCTTTAGATCCTACTTTAATGCAAACTTTAGAGGGGACACCTGTTCTCGTACACACTGGTCCATTTGCAAATATTGCGCATGGATGTTCCTCAATTGTTGCTGATAGAATCGGCCTGAAATTGGTGGGTGAAAAAGGTTTCGTTTGTACAGAAGCTGGTTTTGGTTCTGATATTGGCATGGAAAAGTTCTGTAACGTCAAATGTCGTTCCTCTGGTCTCAAACCAAATGCAATGGTGCTAGTAGCTACAGTTCGGGCTCTGAAAATGCATGGTGGTGGAGCTGCAGTCACCCCAGGAGCTCCGCTCAATAAACAATATACCGAAGAGAATTTGGAATTACTTGAAAAAGGGTTACCTAACCTTCTTCAACACATTTCCAATGGTCAGAAATTCGGTTTCCCAGTTATAGTAGCCATTAATCGCCACAC GTCCGACACGGAAGCGGAACACAATCTCATAAAGCAAGCTGCTTTGGAAGCCGGTGCATTTGCAGCCGTCCTATGTACGCATTGGAGCGATGGTGGTGAAGGTGCCTCCGAGCTTGCTGATGCGGTGATAAAGGCGTGTGAAGGTCCAAGtggttttaaattattatatgatATTAATTTACCTCTGGAGGATAAAATGAATACAATTGCACAAAATATGTATGGGGCAGCGAAAGTTGAGTTAACTCCAAAAGCTATGGATTCTTTGAAAAAACTGAATGCTGCT GGTTTCGGTACTTTACCGGTCTGCATGTCTAAAACTTCCGGCTCATTAACTGGCGATGCCGCCATTAAGGGAGCACCCAAAGGATTCACTCTCACTGTTCAAGATATGTACGTCTCAGCAGGAGCTGGCTTCGTCGTTGCTATGTGTGGAGAAATCACTAAAATGCCTGGTCTTTCAACTCGTCCTGCAATATACGACATTGATTTAAACACTGAAACTGGAGAAATTGAAGGATTGTTCTAA